The Plasmodium knowlesi strain H genome assembly, chromosome: 14 genome has a segment encoding these proteins:
- a CDS encoding vacuolar iron transporter, putative, translating to MVSKKTLEARKAFYDDDVEKSKEAHDSYHSLDKHGEQHSLDKDNLKTIIFGSLDGIITIFAIVSGCVGAKITPAQVIIIGVGNLFANAISMGFSEYTSTTAQRDFMLAEKKREEWEIENCPSEEKQEMIDIYMNKYKFDSEDARNLVEITFRNKNFFLEHMMSEELGLIITHEDKNESLKKGIIMFLSFCVFGMIPLFSYVAYTFFFQYTDYNTSFVVVFVSTLITLFILGIFKSQFTNQKPIECALYMVLNGSIAGMVPFLLGILLKNNISD from the exons ATGGTAAGCAAGAAAACGCTGGAAGCACGAAAGGCCTTCTATGACGATGACGTGGAGAAGTCCAAGGAGGCCCATGATTCATACCACAGCCTGGACAAACATGGAGAGCAACACAGTCTGGATAAGGACAATTTGAAAACCATAATTTTCGGAAGTTTGGATGGAATCATCACAATTTTTGCCATCGTCTCGGGGTGTGTAGGAGCAAAAATAACACCTGCACAGGTCATAATTATTGGAGTAGGCAATTTATTTGCAAACGCAATTTCGATGGGATTTAGCGAATATACAAGCACGACTGCACAGAGAGATTTTATGttagctgaaaaaaaaagagaagaatggGAAATTGAAAATTGCCCATCtgaagaaaaacaagaaatgattgatatatatatgaacaagtaCAAATTTGACAGTGAGGATGCGAGAAATCTTGTGGAAATAACATttcgaaataaaaatttttttttggagcatATGATGTCAGAGGAGTTGGGACTGATTATCACTCATGAGGACAAGAACGAGTCtctgaaaaaaggaattattaTGTTTTTAAGTTTTTGTGTCTTTGGAATGATTCCTTTGTTCTCCTATGTGGCctacacttttttcttccagtACACAGATTATAATACCTCCTTCGTCGTTGTTTTTGTGTCCACTTTGATTACGCTCTTCATCCTGGGCATATTTAAG TCCCAGTTCACGAACCAGAAACCCATCGAATGCGCCCTATACATGGTCCTCAATGGATCCATTGCCGGAATGGTCCCATTCCTCCTAGGAATTTTGCTTAAAAACAACATTTCCGACTGA
- a CDS encoding 50S ribosomal protein L24, putative: protein MSRYVKYFMQAKQLDKRKRKYGNLDFLELSKELSIPFPLRERNQPKHLDLSKYLNIKVGDLVKVIYGPYKDREGLVLNINTKRNTVIVDGCNMKKSAWNVTNKNIGSIITQEMPIHITNVAILDPITKKATVVKRRYMMHGECVRISKISGCAMPEPVNVQAIKEQNNYEIFMHKKKTGPPIKDIYAERDCKNFNLLKKISYEIKKKRFYEMKNFFNNSSPGQEAISPG, encoded by the coding sequence ATGTCCAGGTATGTGAAGTACTTTATGCAGGCCAAGCAGCTCGATaagcgaaaaagaaaatatggaaatCTAGATTTCTTGGAACTAAGCAAAGAGCTAAGTATCCCCTTCCCACTGCGAGAAAGAAATCAACCTAAGCACCTAGACCTATCGAAATACCTAAATATAAAAGTGGGAGATCTGGTTAAGGTAATATATGGTCCCTATAAAGACAGGGAAGGTCTCGTCTTAAACATAAACACAAAAAGAAATACGGTAATAGTTGATGGGTGTAATATGAAGAAATCTGCATGGAATgttacaaataaaaatatcggTTCAATTATTACACAAGAAATGCCTATACACATCACGAACGTTGCCATTCTAGACCCAATAACTAAAAAGGCAACAGTCGTTAAAAGGAGATACATGATGCATGGGGAATGCGTGCGTATATCGAAAATATCGGGATGTGCCATGCCTGAACCTGTTAATGTACAAGCCATCAAGGAACAGAATAATTATGAGATTTTCatgcacaagaaaaaaacgggACCTCCCATTAAAGATATCTACGCGGAGAGAGACTGCAAAAACTTTAATTTGCTAAAGAAGATATCCTACGagattaagaaaaaaagattttacgaaatgaaaaacttCTTCAATAACTCCTCACCGGGTCAGGAGGCTATTTCTCCAGGGTAA
- a CDS encoding citrate/oxoglutarate carrier protein, putative: MSKDLVSGSILHCLETASLGMPLEVWKTRMCVYRNENTIRSFCTIYNKGVGQFYAGFYAKLIESSSKGAVLLISKEHMIKFCNNLNINQTTSGFIGGAVGGISQSLVMTPCTFFITASIDKKINYREKLADIIKNGGFTTLYKGNCAMCLRQGTNWASRQGLTEWVRNLFIERKRKAERLRQTEGQVGLKNEVMHKGNNFHQSTPTKDTHSIGKQGDTPQDLSPTEELLCGVLGGALSVWNNPFDVIRVYMQNNANKNINLTFLQSFVNLYREGGILYLYKGVIPRCFLCIWQTLFMVTGIKILNKYY; the protein is encoded by the coding sequence ATGAGCAAAGACTTGGTGAGCGGGTCCATCCTGCACTGCCTGGAAACGGCGAGTTTAGGAATGCCGCTGGAAGTATGGAAAACGAGGATGTGTGTGTACAGGAATGAAAATACTATTAGATCATTCTGCACAATTTACAATAAAGGGGTTGGACAATTCTATGCGGGCTTCTACGCGAAACTAATAGAGAGCTCCTCCAAAGGCGCCGTCTTGTTAATATCTAAAGAACACatgataaaattttgcaaCAATCTTAATATAAACCAAACGACAAGTGGTTTTATCGGTGGAGCTGTCGGAGGCATTTCCCAATCCTTAGTGATGACTCCGTGTACCTTTTTTATAACTGCCAgtattgataaaaaaattaattataggGAAAAACTTGCGGATATTATAAAGAACGGAGGATTTACAACCCTCTATAAGGGGAACTGTGCCATGTGTTTGCGCCAAGGGACGAACTGGGCAAGTCGGCAGGGATTAACTGAGTGGGTGCGCAATTTATTTATCGAGCGGAAGAGGAAGGCGGAGAGATTACGGCAAACAGAGGGGCAAGTAGGGttgaaaaatgaagttatGCATAAGGGCAATAATTTTCATCAATCCACCCCAACGAAGGATACCCATTCGATAGGGAAACAGGGAGATACTCCACAAGATTTATCCCCCACGGAAGAGCTCCTTTGTGGTGTCCTTGGAGGAGCTCTATCTGTCTGGAACAACCCCTTCGATGTGATTCGAGTGTACATGCAGAATAACGCcaataaaaatatcaactTAACCTTCCTTCAGTCATTTGTTAATCTTTACCGGGAAGGAGGCATACTCTACCTGTACAAAGGCGTCATCCCTCGATGCTTCTTGTGCATCTGGCAAACCTTATTTATGGTTACAGGGATTAAAATACTGAACAAGTACTACTAG
- a CDS encoding GTP cyclohydrolase 1, putative, which yields MFKRGDLNEEKHSGLDSVHTYGQGSWMYREAPLKDGQSVGVSGNEDQREGWKCVLNTSPMKTNLGLGLFRVKNGIENNGRGCNNCRDGDEHFSYTSQPTPSLINKDSELRYNGISISREMEKMTDYQTNGEELSHLSEEASLGKGHQNNAGSSMEASPPCAIRMEEKRGAVNGLRRKVIKRVEKKDQGGNSCDDSRNDRNLDDISSGHTNDSHNNNGNTNGCDPPPVRRKEPCGIDTPRESNEKAGTKKDEQIADISRSIKKILRSSKVPPKDILKKTGRRFSDTFLYLTKGYHMSVEKVIKKSLYKRNYKNNSVIKISGIHIYSLCKHHLLPFEGECTIEYIPNKYIMGLSKFSRVIDIFARRLQLQEDLTNDICNALGKYLKPKYLHVNLVARHLCINMRGVKEHDATTITNAYYEVKNDTCVNHAGNGFTCPSFHNGNNPSREDIAPV from the coding sequence ATGTTTAAACGAGGGGACCTCAATGAGGAAAAGCACAGTGGCCTAGATAGCGTTCACACGTACGGCCAGGGAAGTTGGATGTATAGGGAAGCACCCCTTAAGGATGGTCAGTCGGTAGGTGTAAGTGGGAATGAAGATCAACGAGAGGGGTGGAAATGCGTACTGAATACTAGCCCTATGAAGACGAATTTAGGGTTAGGGTTGTTCAGGGTAAAGAATGGTATTGAAAATAATGGCAGAGGATGCAATAACTGCAGAGATGGGGATGAACATTTTTCCTACACAAGTCAGCCTACGCCTAGCCTTATAAACAAGGATAGTGAATTGCGTTATAATGGAATTAGCATTTCgagggaaatggaaaaaatgacagaTTATCAGACCAATGGAGAGGAATTAAGCCATCTTAGTGAAGAAGCCAGTTTGGGGAAAGGCCACCAAAACAACGCAGGAAGCTCCATGGAGGCATCTCCCCCCTGTGCTATCCGtatggaggagaaaagggGCGCAGTCAATGGTTTGCGGAGGAAAGTGATTAAAAGGGTGGAGAAGAAGGATCAGGGGGGAAACAGCTGTGATGACAGTAGGAATGACAGGAATTTGGACGACATCAGCAGTGGTCACACAAATGATAGCCACAACAATAATGGCAATACCAATGGGTGTGACCCCCCCCCTGTGCGGAGGAAGGAACCCTGCGGTATAGACACTCCGCGAGAAAGTAACGAAAAGGctggaacaaaaaaggacgaaCAAATTGCAGACATAAGCAGAAGCattaagaaaattttacGATCTTCTAAAGTGCCTCCAAAAGATATACTAAAAAAGACGGGTAGAAGATTTTCGGATACCTTCCTGTACTTAACAAAAGGGTACCATATGAGCGTAGAAAAAGTTATTAAAAAATCCTTGTACAAAaggaattacaaaaataacTCTGTCATAAAAATAAGTGGCATTCATATTTACTCTTTGTGCAAGCATCATTTGTTGCCATTCGAAGGAGAGTGCACCATCGAGTATATCccgaataaatatattatggGTCTGTCCAAATTTTCCAGGGTTATAGATATTTTTGCGAGAAGGTTACAACTACAGGAGGATTTAACCAATGACATTTGTAATGCTCTGGGGAAATATTTGAAGCCGAAATATCTACATGTAAATCTTGTGGCCAGACATTTATGCATTAATATGCGCGGAGTGAAGGAACACGATGCGACTACTATCACGAATGCATACTATGAGGTAAAAAATGATACTTGTGTAAATCACGCCGGGAATGGATTTACGTGTCCCTCCTTCCATAATGGGAATAATCCATCTCGAGAAGATATAGCGCCCGTGTGA